CGACGCCGGCCGAGGGCAGCGTCGAGAGGATCGTGATCGGGTGGATGTAGCTCTCATAGAGCACGCCCAGCACGATGTAGATCGTGATCACCGCGGCGAGCAGCAGCCAGGGCTGGCCGGCCAGCGCTTTGGCGAATTCGGCGGCGTCGCCGGCATAGACGCCGACGATGCTATTGGGCATCTCGATCCGGGTTTCGATCGCTTTCACCGCCTCGACGGCGTCGCCGAGCGCAGCTCCCGGCGCGAGGTTGAAACTGAGCGAGATCGCCGGGAATTGCGCCTGGTGCGAGATCGCCAGCGGCGCCGTGGTACGCTTCAAGGTCGCCACCGCGTCGAGCGGCACTTGCGCGTTGGGCGCGCCGGCGGTCGCGCTGGCGCCGCCCGGTAGATACAGCTTCGACAGGATCGAGGGATCGCGCTGGTACATCGGCAGCGCCTCCAGCACCACGCGGTACTGGTTGGCCTGGCCGTAGATGGTCGAGATCTGCCTTTGGGCAAAAGCGTCGTTGAGCGTGTCGGTGATGGCTTGCAGGCTGACGCCGAGCTGGCCGGCGCGGGTGCGGTCGACCTCCAGCTGCGCGCGCAGGCCACCTTCCTGGGCTTCCGAGGAGACGTCGCGGAACAAGGGATCGTGCCGCATCTCGTCGACGAGCTTCTTCGCCCATTCCGACACCAGCGCCGCGTCGGTGCCGGTCAGCGTGTACTGGTACTGCGAGCGGCTCGACTGGGTCGAGATCTGCACGTCCTGCACCGGCTGGAAATAGACGGTCATGCCGGGAATGCCGGAGACCTTCTCCTTCAACCGCGCAATGACCACGCCGACATCGTCGCGTCGCTCGCCGCGCGGCTTCAAGGTCATGACCAGGCGCCCGACATTGGTGGTCGGATTGACCGAACCCGCGCCGATCACCGAGACCACGCCCGTGACGTCAGGATCGGCCTTGATGGCGTCGGCGGCATCGGTTTGACGCTTCTGCATCTCGGCAAACGACACGTCAGGCCCGGCTTCGGTCACGGCCGTGATCGAGGCGGTGTCCTGCAGCGGCAAAAACCCCTTTGGCGCGACCACATAGAGAACGAGAGTTGCGGCCAGCGTGACAAAAGTCACGACCAGCGTGGTGCGCTGGTGCCGCAAAACCACGAGCAGCGTGCGGTGATAGGATTCGACCGTGCGGTCGATGAAGCGGCTGACGGCGGCGAGGCCCGGAATCGCGAGCTCCTCATGGGCGTGCTTGAGCAGCCGCGAGCACATCATCGGCGTCAGCGTCAGCGAGACCACCGCCGAGGTCACGACCGCGATGGTCAAGGTCAGCGCGAATTCGCGGAACATGCGTCCCACGAGGCCAGACATGAACAGCAGCGGGATGAACACCGCAATCAGCGACACCGTCAGCGAAATCACGGTGAAGCCGATTTCGCTGGCGCCCTTGAGCGAGGCCGTCATCGCGTTGTCGCCATTCTCCATGTGGCGGACGATATTCTCGATCATGACGATGGCATCGTCGACGACGAAGCCGGTGCCGATCGTCAACGCCATCAGCGACAGATTGTCGAGGCTGAAGCCGGCGAAATACATGATGCCGAAGCTCGTGATCAGCGACAGCGGCAACGCGACGCCGGCAATCACGGTTGCGCGCAGCGAGCGCAAGAACAGCAGCACGACCAGGGTTACCAGCACAACGGCAAGCACGAGCGTGAACTGCACGTCATGGACCGAAGCGCGAATGGTGACGGTGCGGTCGGAGACGATCGTCAGTTTGACGCCGGCCGGAATCGCACGTTGCACCTTCGGGATCTCGGCACGGATCTGCTTGACGACGTCGATGACATTGGCGCCGGGCTGGCGCTGGATGTCGATGATCACGGCCGGCGTGCCCTGGTACCAGCCGCCGGTGCGGTCGTTCTCGAGCCCATCGACGATCTGCGCGACGTCGCCGATCGTCACGGGCGAGCCGTTGCGATAGGCGATGATAATCGGTCGGTAGGCGTCGGCGGCGGCGATCTGGTCGTTGGCCGCGATGATGTAGGCCTGCTGGGCGCCGTCGAGCGAGCCCTTCGGACCCGAGACGTTGGCGTTCGCGATGGCGGCGCGCAAGTCCTCCATGGCGATGCCGTAGGCGGCAAGCCGCGCCAGATCCGCCTGGATGCGCACGGCCGGCTTCAGCCCGCCGAGCACGGAGACGCGGCCGACGCCGGAGATCTGGCTGAGCCGTTGCGCCAGCAGCGTGTCGGCGATGTCGCTCATCGCCCGCAGCGAGATGGTGTCCGAACGCAGCGCCAGCGTCATCACTGGCGCGTCCGCCGGATTCACCTTGGCGTAAGTCGGTGGATAAGGCAGCGTCTTTGGCAGGACGCCGGCGGCGGCATTGATCGCGGCCTGCACGTCCTGGGTCGCACCGTCGATGTCGCGGTTGAGATCGAACTGGAGCGAGATCTGGCTGACGCCGAACGAACTCGTCGAGTTCATCGCCGTCAGCGACGGGATCTGGCCGAGCTGCCGCTCCAGCGGCGCGGTGATCAATGAGGCGATCACGTCGGGGCTGGCGCCCGGCAGCTGGGTCGACACCTGCACGGTCGGAAAGTCGACCTGCGGCAGCGCCGAGACCGGCAGCGCGAAATAGCCGAGCACGCCGCCAATCAGCAGCGCGATGCCAAGCAGCGACGTTGCGATCGGACGACGGATGAAGGGTTCAGAGACGCCCATGGGATGCGCCTGCCGCTCAGGCGGCTGTTGCCGGGATCATGGCTGCTTGGCTCCAGATCCGGATGGTTGAGCCCCCGGCCCCGGCGCAGGCCCGGTCTGGCCCTTCTGGTCGCCCTCGCTGCTCTTCCGCTTGGCGCGGAATTCGCCGTCCTTGCCTTGTCCGCCCTTCTGGCCATCTTTGGCCTGACCGCCCTTCGCGTCAGCTTGCGGAGCGCGCGTGCGCTTGCGCGGAGCGAGGTCGGCCGACGGCGTCTGCTCGTCGCGGCCGATGATGACCTTGGAGCCGTCGGACAGGTTGGCGAAGCCCGTGGTGACCACCTTGTCGCTCGCCGTCAGGCCGCTCGCGATGACCGCGTCATGCTCATTCTGCTGCGTCACCGTCACCGGCTTGGCCGAGACGATGTCGCCCTCGCCGATGACATAGCTGAACGTGCCGATCGGTCCGCGCTGCACGGCAGACGTCGGCACCACCAGCGCCTGGTTCAGCGTTTCGACCTTGAGGCGGACATTGACGAACTGGCCGGGCCAGAGCTGGTAATTCGCGTTCGGGAATTCCGCCTTGAGCCTCAGCGTACCCGTGGTCTGATCGACCTGGTTGTCGATGCCCGTGAGCTTGCCGGTGTCGATCACGGTGACGCCGTCATTGCCGAACACGTCGACCGCCAGCGCGCCTTTTGCCGCGGCCGCGTTCACCCGCATGATCTGCTGCTGCGGCAGGCTGAACCACACCGCGATCGGCTGCAATTGCGTGATGACGACGAGGCCGGTGGTGTCGGAGGCGTGGATGATGTTACCCTGGTCGACCTGGCGCAGACCGACGCGGCCCGACAGCGGAGCCACGATCTTGGTGTAGCTCAGCGTTGCCGCCGCATTGTCGATCGCGGCCTGGTCGGCCTTGACCAGCGCCTCGGTCTGCGCGACCGCCGCACGCTGGGTGTCGGCCTGCTGCTTGGAGCCGGCGTTGGAGGCGGCGAGTTGCTCGTAGCGCGTCAGGTCGATGCGCTGGTTGGCGAGTTGGGCTTCGTCCTGGGCCTTCTTGGCCACAGCCTGGTCATACGTCGCCTGGTAGAGCGCCGGATCGATCTCGCCGAGCACGTCGCCCTTCTTGACGTCCTGGCCTTCGGTGAATTTCACCGCGATCAGCTTGCCGTCGACCTGGGAGCGCACGGTGACCGTGTTGAGCGCGCGGATGGCGCCGACGCCGTCGAGATAGACAGGCACGTCCTGGACCCTCGGCGTTGCCGCCAGCACCGGCACCGGCAGATCGGGCCGCTGCTGGCCGCGACCTCCGGCCGCCTGCTGCGGTTGCTGATGCCACACGGTCCAGCCGAGATAGCCGAGCCCGCCGAGGATCGCGAGCGTGATCAGGGTCATGACGAAGCCGCGGCCGCGCGACTTTTTCGCCGTCCCTGCTTTCGCGCCGTCCTTCGTATCCGGCTTAAAGAGCATTGACCGGTTTCTCCATTCGCGGCTCCCAGCCGCCGCCGAGCGCCTGATACAGGCTGACGATGGCCAGAAGGCGTGCGAGCTGTGCCTGTGACAGCGTGTCTTCGGCCTGGAACAGCGTCAGCTGGGTGTTGAGCACGGTCACGATATCGGCCGTGCCGGCGCGCAGCTGCTGCTCGGCGAGATCGAAGGCGCGCCGCGAGGCGTTGACCACGTCGCGCTGCAATTGCAGCTTGATCGTGGTCTGCTTGATTGAAAATAGTGCGTTGTCGACGTCGGTGAAGGCCTGAACGATGGTCTTGCGATAGGTCTGCAGCAATTCGTCCTGCCGCGCCTTGGCATATTCGAAATTGCCGAGGATCTTGCCGCCGTCGAAGATCGGCTGGGTCGCGCTGCCGACCAGCTGGAAGAACGCCGCGTGCGGCTGGAACAGCGAAAACAGCGCCGAGCTCTGATAGCCGCCGTTGCCGGTGAGCTGAATGCTCGGGAAGAATTGCGCACGGGCATTGCCGATATTCGCGGTGGCGGAGGCAAGCTGCGCCTCCTGCCGCCGGATATCAGGCCGCTGCGTCAGCAGCTCCGACGGCAGCCCGGGCGTGACGCGCGGAATGGCGATCCGGTCCAGCGAACCGCCGGCAAGCCGCACGCTCTCCGGCGGGCGCGACACCAGCACCGCGAGCGCGTTGGCATTCTGGTCGAGGGTCTGGCGCAGCGGCGGCACCAGCGCCTTCTGGTTGGCCAGCACGCTCTCCTGCTGAGCGACGTCGAGATCAGTCCCCGTCCCGGCCTTGCGGCGTTCGCCGATGGCATCGAGGATGCGCTGGGCGCTGGCGATGTTGCGCTGGGCGGTGCGCAGGCGGTCCTGCGAGGCCAACACCTGGAAATAGGCGTTGGCGACGGCGGCGAGCGTCGTCAGCGCGACGGTATCGCGATCGAAACGGTTGGCCTTGGCGGTCTCCTCCGCCGTTTGCAGTGCATCGCGGTTCTGGCCCCAGAAATCGAGCTGGTAGCTGGCGCTCAGCGACGAGGAGTAATTGACGACCTCGCGGCCGCCGTTGGTGAGGCCGGATGAGCTCGAGCCCGACGTGCGCGAATAGGTCTCCGATCCGCTCCCCGACAGGCTCGGCAACAGCGCCGCGCCTGCCTGCCGCGCCTGGGCGTCCGCCTCGACGATGCGCGCGACGGCGGCAGCGATATCGAGATTGACGGTCTGCGCCTCTTCCATCAGTTGCGTCAGCTCGGCCGAGCGGAAGCCGCGCCACCAATCCAGCGTCGGCGGCACGTCCGCCTTCCCGGCGTATTTGTACTGCGCAGGGACATCGAGCGCGGGATCGGGCAGGTCCTGGGTCAGCACGCAGGCGCCCGAGCTCGCAGCCAGGCACAGGACCGCGACGGCTCGCAATGTCCGGGATGCCGGTCTCAGGGCTCCTCCCAGGACTTGTCCAAGGACTTGCCCAGGGATCTGCCCAAGTATCTGCCCAAGGAATTGCCGCCCGGCGAGGGCCGGAACCCGCTGTGTCACATCCACCCCCTGCCGGGCAGAGCACGCCGCCGCGACGCGGCCGGACAAGCCGATTCGCGGGCGGGCGGCCGGAGGCCATTCTGTAACTCATTCACAGCGTGATGCTTTCTGCGGAACCTGAAATCCATACTAGCCGGGCACGGAACTGCGGGACAGTCCCGCACCTGCGAAACGCACAGCGGACCGTGCCCGCGCCCCAGCCATCGGAATGAAAGATATGCCTGTCTTGCAGCAGTTTTTCGATTCCGGAAAAGTTCGGAAACACGATCAAGCTTACAAAGATTTCATGTGATATTGCAGCCACAGTTGTTCCTAAGACGCAACGCCGGGGCCCGCTCTCCACTGAAACCCGCGCCGCAACGCACCGTAGCTTGTCCAGCACGAGGCAGGGACATTGACGCATGCGCATCGCGGTGATCGGAACGGGCATTGCCGGCAACACGGCGGCCTGGACGCTTTCCCAGCGCTATCCCGTGACTGTCTACGACCGCGAGCTGCGACCCGGCGGCCACAGCCATACCGTCACCATCGACTATCAGGGCACGCCCGTGACCGTTGATATCGGCTTCATCGTCTACAACGAGCTCAACTATCCCGACCTCACCGCGATGTTCGCCCATCTCGGCGTCGAGACGGTCGCAAGCTGCATGAGCTTTGCAGTGTCCGCCGATGGCGGTCGTTTCGAATGGCGCGGTGGTGGCAATGATTGGTGGGCGACCGGGGCCGGCCTGTTTGCGCAGCCCAGCAATCTTCTCTCCCCCTCCTACCTGCGGATGCTGACAGAAATATCGACATTCGGCCGTCAAAGCGTCGACGACCTCCGCAACGGCCGTTTGAGCGGACTGACGCTCGGCGCCTATTTCCACCAGCGGCAGTTCTCCAAGCGGCTGCTGACCGACTATCTCGCTCCAATGGGAGCTGCCATCTGGTCTGCTCCGGCCGACGAAATCCTCGATTTCCCCGCCGAGAACTTCGTCGCCTTCTTCGACAATCATCGCCTGCTGCACTATGACCGGCCGGTCTGGCGCACGGTCAAGGGCGGCAGCCAGACCTATGTCAGGCAGCTTCAGGCCGCGTTCAGCGACCGCATCCGGCTCGGCTGCGCCGTGACGTCGATTACGCGCACCGCGCATGGCGTCGTCGTCGGTGACAGCCACGGCCGGCACGAGAGCTTCGACCATGTGGTGATTGCGGCGCACAGCGATCAGGCGCTTGCCATGCTGGCGGATGCAGATCCGCGCGAGCGCGACATCCTCGGAGCCATCAACTATTCCCCGAACAAGGTCTATCTGCATCGCGACACCAGGCTGATGCCAAAGCGCCGTCGTGCCTGGGCCTCGTGGAATTTTCTGCGTTGGCAGCGCGAGGGAGCGGCAATGAACGACGTCGCGGTGACTTACTGGATGAACCGGCTCCAGGGTATCGATGCCGACAAGCCGCTGTTCGTCAGCCTCAACCCGCCGTTCGAACCCGCGCCCGAGCTCACCTTTGGCCAATATCTCTGCGAGCATCCGCAGTACAATGCGGCCGCCTTTGCCGCGCAGAAGCGGCTGGCAGAGATCCAGGGGCTGCGGCACACCTGGTTCTGCGGCGCGTGGACCGGCTACGGCTTTCACGAGGACGGCCTGCGCTCGGGCCTTAGCGTGGCCGAGGCGCTCGGGGCGACCGCGCCCTGGCGCACGGCTCCCGTCGAGCTGGCGGAGGCCGCGGAGTAGCTTGATGGTGAGGAAAGCCCACCCAGCATCGGAGGCCGCCGCGCTCTATTTCGGCGACGTCATGCATGCGCGGCTCAAGCCCATGGGACATCGCTTCAGCTACCGCGTCATGAGCCTCTTGATCGATCTCGACCGACTGGACCAGGCGGACAGGCAATCGGCGCTGTTCGGTGTCAACCGTACCGCCCTCTACAGTTTCCACGAGAAGGACCACGGCCCGCGTGACGGCTCCTCGCTGCGAGCCTATGCGGAGCGCTGTGCCGCCGCTGAAGGCATCGACCTCGGCGGCGGCCGGGTCGAGCTGCTGTGCTATCCCCGCCTGCTCGGCTACGGCTTCAATCCGCTCTCGGTCTATTTTTGCCGTGACGCCGATGGCGAGCTGGTGCTGGTGATCTACGAGGTCCGCAACACATTCGGCGAGATTCATCCTTACATCCTGCCTGTCAGGGCCGGCGAGCTGAACGCCGCGGGTCTTCGGCAGCAACAGGACAAGCTGTTCTACGTCTCGCCCTTCGTGCAGATGGCGATGCGCTACCATTTCCGAGTGCTGCCGCCGTCCGACACGGTCAAGCTGCGCATCCTGGAGACCGACGATGATGGCCCGCTACTCGCAGCGACCTTCAGCGGCCGCCGCAAGGCTCTGACTTCGCCTGCCCTGCTGCGATCCTTCTTCAGCCTGCCGCTCGTCAGCCTCAAGGTGATGGCGGCGATCCACTGGGAAGCACTGCGGCTCTGGCTGAAGGGAGCCCGCCTGGTGCCACGCCCCGATACCGCAGGGCAGCGCAGCGACGAAACCATCTTGGCGCGCGGTAAATCGCGCCCCTATATTGTTGGTCGCTGACCGTTTGCGGGGCGCGCTCGGATCAAGCAACAGAGCGGGATGGGCGCGCTCGGCTCGCGGTCGGACAGTATCCGTTGAGGTGATGGATCTGCCGATGCCCAATGCCATTTCGGTGACACCTGATGACGTCGAGACGGTGCTCGCCGACCTGCCGCGCATCGTTCGCCTTGCGCTGACCTTCGGGTCGCGGCTGCGGCGCGGCACGCTCGACGTCACTCTGCCCGACGGCCGGGTGATCCGGCTCGGCGGACACGAACCGGGTCCGGAAGCCGCGATGCGGCTGCACAATTACGGCTTCGCATCGCGCCTGATCAACGGCGGCGACATCGGCATCGCCGAAGCCTACCTCGCCGGCGATTGGGACACGCCCGATCTCACCCAGTTTCTCTACCTGTTCTGCGTCAACCACGACCTGATTCAGGCGATGCTGCGCGACAAGCCGCTGATGCGGTTCGTGCAAATGGTGCAGCACTGGTTCAACCGCAACACGCGCCGCCAGGCGAGGCGCAACATCCACGCTCATTACGACATCGGCAATGCGTTCTATTCCGCCTGGCTCGATCCGAGCATGACCTATTCCTCGGCGCTGTTCGAGGGCTCGACCACCGACCTCACGACAGCGCAAACCAACAAATACCGCCGCCTCGCCGAGGCGCTCGACTTAAAGCCCGGCCAGAAGTTGCTCGAGATCGGCTGCGGCTGGGGCGGCTTCGCCGAATTTGCCGCCAAGACGTTTGGCGCGCGCGTCGTGGGCCTGACCATCTCCACCGAGCAGCGCGATTTTGCGCAGAGGCGGATCCACGAGGCAGGCCTCGCCGAACAAGTCGAGATCCGGTTGCAGGATTATCGCGACGAACGCGATCGCTACGACCGGATCGCCTCGATCGAGATGATCGAGGCGGTCGGCGAGGAATTCTGGCCGCGCTATTTCGCCCAGCTGCGCGACCGGCTGCTGCCCGGCGGATTGGCAGGCATCCAGGCCATCACGATCCAGGACCGGCTTTTCCAGGGCTACCGGCGCGAGGTCGACTTCATCCAGCGCTATGTTTTTCCAGGTGGCATGCTGCCTTCGCCCGAAGTGCTGAAATCGCTCGGGGACCGTTTCAGCATACCCGTCATCCGCGAGCGCATCTTCGGGCAAGATTATGCCAAGACGCTCGCCACATGGCGGAATAATTTTCGCGCGGCATGGCCGGCTCTCGCTCCCCTCGGATTCGACGACCGGTTCCGGCGGCTGTGGGAATATTATCTGGCCTATTGCGAGGCCGGATTCCTGTCCGGCAATATCGACGTCCGGCAGGTCATCTTCGCAAAGCAGCAATAAGAGTTGGCGCCCTCGCCTTGTGTGGCTGGCGACCCTACTTTAGGGTCTGACGACTTCTCGCCTCCAGCTGGTAATTGCCTGACATGACCATCAAAAACGACGTTGTCGACGCCATCGGCAACACCCCGCTGATCAAGCTCAAGCGCGCATCCGAACTGACCGGTTGCACCATTCTCGGCAAGGCCGAGTTCATGAATCCCGGCCAGTCGGTCAAGGATCGCGCCGGCAAATGGATGATCCAGGAAGCCGAGAAGCGCGGCGAGCTGAAGCCGGGCGGCCTCGTCGTGGAAGCGACGGCCGGCAACACCGGCATTGGTCTCGCGGTGGTCGCGAGCGCCCGCGGCTATCGCACGCTGATCGTGATCCCGGAGACGCAGAGCCAGGAGAAGAAGG
This genomic interval from Bradyrhizobium guangzhouense contains the following:
- a CDS encoding efflux RND transporter permease subunit, whose protein sequence is MGVSEPFIRRPIATSLLGIALLIGGVLGYFALPVSALPQVDFPTVQVSTQLPGASPDVIASLITAPLERQLGQIPSLTAMNSTSSFGVSQISLQFDLNRDIDGATQDVQAAINAAAGVLPKTLPYPPTYAKVNPADAPVMTLALRSDTISLRAMSDIADTLLAQRLSQISGVGRVSVLGGLKPAVRIQADLARLAAYGIAMEDLRAAIANANVSGPKGSLDGAQQAYIIAANDQIAAADAYRPIIIAYRNGSPVTIGDVAQIVDGLENDRTGGWYQGTPAVIIDIQRQPGANVIDVVKQIRAEIPKVQRAIPAGVKLTIVSDRTVTIRASVHDVQFTLVLAVVLVTLVVLLFLRSLRATVIAGVALPLSLITSFGIMYFAGFSLDNLSLMALTIGTGFVVDDAIVMIENIVRHMENGDNAMTASLKGASEIGFTVISLTVSLIAVFIPLLFMSGLVGRMFREFALTLTIAVVTSAVVSLTLTPMMCSRLLKHAHEELAIPGLAAVSRFIDRTVESYHRTLLVVLRHQRTTLVVTFVTLAATLVLYVVAPKGFLPLQDTASITAVTEAGPDVSFAEMQKRQTDAADAIKADPDVTGVVSVIGAGSVNPTTNVGRLVMTLKPRGERRDDVGVVIARLKEKVSGIPGMTVYFQPVQDVQISTQSSRSQYQYTLTGTDAALVSEWAKKLVDEMRHDPLFRDVSSEAQEGGLRAQLEVDRTRAGQLGVSLQAITDTLNDAFAQRQISTIYGQANQYRVVLEALPMYQRDPSILSKLYLPGGASATAGAPNAQVPLDAVATLKRTTAPLAISHQAQFPAISLSFNLAPGAALGDAVEAVKAIETRIEMPNSIVGVYAGDAAEFAKALAGQPWLLLAAVITIYIVLGVLYESYIHPITILSTLPSAGVGAILALMLFGQDLSVIGLIGIILLMGIVKKNAIMMIDFALEAERGQGMPAHEAIVQACLLRFRPIMMTTLAALFGALPLAIESGTGAELRFPLGISIIGGLLLSQLLTLYTTPVIYLALDRINRRLEQALPPPEPEAPTAGATEGMQ
- a CDS encoding efflux RND transporter periplasmic adaptor subunit, which gives rise to MLFKPDTKDGAKAGTAKKSRGRGFVMTLITLAILGGLGYLGWTVWHQQPQQAAGGRGQQRPDLPVPVLAATPRVQDVPVYLDGVGAIRALNTVTVRSQVDGKLIAVKFTEGQDVKKGDVLGEIDPALYQATYDQAVAKKAQDEAQLANQRIDLTRYEQLAASNAGSKQQADTQRAAVAQTEALVKADQAAIDNAAATLSYTKIVAPLSGRVGLRQVDQGNIIHASDTTGLVVITQLQPIAVWFSLPQQQIMRVNAAAAKGALAVDVFGNDGVTVIDTGKLTGIDNQVDQTTGTLRLKAEFPNANYQLWPGQFVNVRLKVETLNQALVVPTSAVQRGPIGTFSYVIGEGDIVSAKPVTVTQQNEHDAVIASGLTASDKVVTTGFANLSDGSKVIIGRDEQTPSADLAPRKRTRAPQADAKGGQAKDGQKGGQGKDGEFRAKRKSSEGDQKGQTGPAPGPGAQPSGSGAKQP
- a CDS encoding efflux transporter outer membrane subunit, encoding MRPASRTLRAVAVLCLAASSGACVLTQDLPDPALDVPAQYKYAGKADVPPTLDWWRGFRSAELTQLMEEAQTVNLDIAAAVARIVEADAQARQAGAALLPSLSGSGSETYSRTSGSSSSGLTNGGREVVNYSSSLSASYQLDFWGQNRDALQTAEETAKANRFDRDTVALTTLAAVANAYFQVLASQDRLRTAQRNIASAQRILDAIGERRKAGTGTDLDVAQQESVLANQKALVPPLRQTLDQNANALAVLVSRPPESVRLAGGSLDRIAIPRVTPGLPSELLTQRPDIRRQEAQLASATANIGNARAQFFPSIQLTGNGGYQSSALFSLFQPHAAFFQLVGSATQPIFDGGKILGNFEYAKARQDELLQTYRKTIVQAFTDVDNALFSIKQTTIKLQLQRDVVNASRRAFDLAEQQLRAGTADIVTVLNTQLTLFQAEDTLSQAQLARLLAIVSLYQALGGGWEPRMEKPVNAL
- a CDS encoding NAD(P)/FAD-dependent oxidoreductase codes for the protein MRIAVIGTGIAGNTAAWTLSQRYPVTVYDRELRPGGHSHTVTIDYQGTPVTVDIGFIVYNELNYPDLTAMFAHLGVETVASCMSFAVSADGGRFEWRGGGNDWWATGAGLFAQPSNLLSPSYLRMLTEISTFGRQSVDDLRNGRLSGLTLGAYFHQRQFSKRLLTDYLAPMGAAIWSAPADEILDFPAENFVAFFDNHRLLHYDRPVWRTVKGGSQTYVRQLQAAFSDRIRLGCAVTSITRTAHGVVVGDSHGRHESFDHVVIAAHSDQALAMLADADPRERDILGAINYSPNKVYLHRDTRLMPKRRRAWASWNFLRWQREGAAMNDVAVTYWMNRLQGIDADKPLFVSLNPPFEPAPELTFGQYLCEHPQYNAAAFAAQKRLAEIQGLRHTWFCGAWTGYGFHEDGLRSGLSVAEALGATAPWRTAPVELAEAAE
- a CDS encoding DUF1365 domain-containing protein — translated: MVRKAHPASEAAALYFGDVMHARLKPMGHRFSYRVMSLLIDLDRLDQADRQSALFGVNRTALYSFHEKDHGPRDGSSLRAYAERCAAAEGIDLGGGRVELLCYPRLLGYGFNPLSVYFCRDADGELVLVIYEVRNTFGEIHPYILPVRAGELNAAGLRQQQDKLFYVSPFVQMAMRYHFRVLPPSDTVKLRILETDDDGPLLAATFSGRRKALTSPALLRSFFSLPLVSLKVMAAIHWEALRLWLKGARLVPRPDTAGQRSDETILARGKSRPYIVGR
- a CDS encoding SAM-dependent methyltransferase → MPNAISVTPDDVETVLADLPRIVRLALTFGSRLRRGTLDVTLPDGRVIRLGGHEPGPEAAMRLHNYGFASRLINGGDIGIAEAYLAGDWDTPDLTQFLYLFCVNHDLIQAMLRDKPLMRFVQMVQHWFNRNTRRQARRNIHAHYDIGNAFYSAWLDPSMTYSSALFEGSTTDLTTAQTNKYRRLAEALDLKPGQKLLEIGCGWGGFAEFAAKTFGARVVGLTISTEQRDFAQRRIHEAGLAEQVEIRLQDYRDERDRYDRIASIEMIEAVGEEFWPRYFAQLRDRLLPGGLAGIQAITIQDRLFQGYRREVDFIQRYVFPGGMLPSPEVLKSLGDRFSIPVIRERIFGQDYAKTLATWRNNFRAAWPALAPLGFDDRFRRLWEYYLAYCEAGFLSGNIDVRQVIFAKQQ